A genomic segment from Eubalaena glacialis isolate mEubGla1 chromosome 16, mEubGla1.1.hap2.+ XY, whole genome shotgun sequence encodes:
- the LOC133076184 gene encoding dnaJ homolog subfamily A member 1 codes for MVKETTYYDVLGVKPNATQEELKKAYRKLALKYHPDKNPNEGEKFKQISQAYEVLSDAKKRELYDKGGEQAIKEGGAGGGFGSPMDIFDMFFGGGGRMQRERRGKNVVHQLTVTLEDLYNGATRKLPLQKNVICDKCEGRGGKKGAVECCPNCRGTGMQIRIHQIGPGMVQQIQSVCMECQGHGERISPKDRCKSCNGRKIVREKKILEVHIDKGMKDGQKITFHGEGDQEPGLEPGDIIIVLDQKDHAVFTRRGEDLFMCMDIQLVEALCGFQKPISTLDNRTIVITSHPGQIVKHGDIKCVLNEGMPIYRRPYEKGRLIIEFKVNFPENGFLSPDKLSLLEKLLPERKEVEETDEMDQVELVDFDPNQERRRHYNGEAYEDDEHHPRGGVQCQTS; via the coding sequence ATGGTGAAAGAAACCACTTATTATGATGTTTTGGGGGTCAAACCCAATGCCACCCAAGAAGAATTGAAAAAGGCTTACAGGAAACTGGCCTTGAAGTACCACCCTGATAAGAATCCAAATGAAGGAGAGAAGTTTAAACAGATTTCTCAAGCTTACGAAGTGCTCTCTGATGCAAAGAAAAGGGAattatatgacaaaggaggagagCAGGCAATTAAAGAAGGTGGAGCAGGTGGCGGTTTTGGCTCCCCCATGGACATCTTTGATATGTTTTTTGGAGGAGGAGGCAGGatgcagagagaaaggagaggtaaAAATGTTGTGCATCAACTCACAGTAACCTTAGAAGATTTATATAATGGTGCAACAAGAAAACTACCTCTGCAAAAGAATGTGATTTGTGACAAATGTGAAGGCCGAGGTGGTAAGAAAGGAGCAGTAGAGTGCTGTCCCAATTGCCGAGGTACTGGAATGCAAATAAGAATTCATCAGATAGGACCTGGAATGGTTCAGCAAATTCAGTCTGTCTGCATGGAGTGCCAGGGCCATGGGGAGCGGATCAGTCCTAAAGATAGATGTAAAAGCTGCAATGGAAGGAAGATAGTTcgagagaaaaaaattctagaagttCATATTGACAAAGGCATGAAAGATGGCCAGAAGATAACATTCCATGGTGAAGGAGACCAAGAACCAGGACTGGAGCCAGGAGATATTATCATCGTTTTAGATCAGAAGGACCATGCTGTTTTTACTCGACGAGGAGAAGACCTTTTCATGTGTATGGACATACAGCTGGTTGAGGCATTGTGTGGCTTCCAAAAGCCAATATCTACTCTTGACAACCGAACCATAGTCATCACTTCTCATCCAGGTCAGATTGTCAAGCATGGAGATATCAAGTGTGTGCTAAATGAAGGCATGCCAATTTATCGTAGACCATATGAAAAGGGTCGCCTAATCATTGAATTTAAGGTAAACTTTCCTGAGAATGGCTTTCTCTCCCCGGATAAACTCTCTTTGCTGGAAAAACTCCTACCTGAGAGGAAGGAAGTAGAAGAGACTGATGAAATGGACCAGGTAGAACTAGTGGACTTTGATCCAAATCAGGAAAGACGGCGCCATTACAATGGAGAAGCATATGAGGATGATGAACATCATCCTCGGGGTGGTGTTCAGTGTCAGACCTCCTAA